The following are encoded together in the Carassius auratus strain Wakin unplaced genomic scaffold, ASM336829v1 scaf_tig00036638, whole genome shotgun sequence genome:
- the LOC113082653 gene encoding uncharacterized protein LOC113082653 produces MVSIGNTILLFCNFRHYTMSEEKKEKERQYLRSWRAAKRVLKRIGKKNTEVNDPEQVPGCQTDSDDALSSMEDHLSTEALSTLEESDWDDDFVEDMDLDENDMTDQEDMTDHDNKSSLGTDLATWASQFQVKNNAVDHLLKVLQKHGHTDLPSTARTLLKTPRHVTTIQKSGMEYFHYPLHQKLLEHLEKYSVEELQNHDNINLSFNVDGLPLFKSSGKVMWPVLCAIHLNPIVVFPTTLTCGNHRPKDLRFLEDFVADLEDLLSSGIQCKGKKHCINVLCIVCDAPAKAFVRGTKLCSGYYGCDNCDQKGEWFNRVTFQDTENLTLRTDASFRSQVQPEHHKDSTPLVQLSLDMVKCFPIDYMHQSCLGVMKKLLLSWTSGARGVRLSSTQKLEVSNRLLQLRNEIPSIFSRTPRSLVELERWKATEFRQFMLYTGKLVLKGILEDDLYRHFLAFSVAMCLLVSPTLVKRHAEYARNLLHYFVCRGRELYGEEFIVYNIHSMLHITDDAVQFNGLDSCSAFKFESYLHTMKRMVRSGKHPLRQVAKRIEERQLSPLEKHREKKTSSAKDKAFLINENGCEITDEMEKDGKVLCRVYHNPLPMFIEPCHSFLVGVYNYNKKQTSMRWIPREQVEKRAIRINHGDTVTFMAILHQQ; encoded by the coding sequence ATGGTTTCCATTGGGaacacaattttattattttgtaattttagacATTACACAATGAgtgaggaaaagaaagagaaagaaaggcaATATCTGAGATCCTGGAGAGCTGCCAAACGTGTTTTAAAAagaataggaaaaaaaaacacagaagtaAATGATCCAGAACAAGTCCCAGGGTGTCAGACAGACTCTGATGATGCATTAAGTTCTATGGAGGACCACCTGTCCACTGAAGCATTGAGTACATTGGAAGAAAGCGACTGGGATGATGACTTTGTGGAAGATATGGACCTTGATGAAAATGACATGACTGACCAGGAAGACATGACTGACCATGACAACAAATCATCACTGGGAACAGATCTAGCAACCTGGGCATCCCAATTCCAAGTCAAAAACAATGCTGTTGATCATTTATTAAAGGTCCTTCAGAAACACGGCCATACAGACCTTCCATCCACTGCCCGTACATTGCTGAAAACACCAAGGCATGTGACAACCATACAAAAATCTGGAATGGAATATTTCCATTACCCCCTCCATCAAAAGCTACTGGAACACCTAGAGAAGTACTCTGTAGAAGAGCTGCAAAACCATGACAACATCAATTTGTCTTTTAATGTTGACGGTCTACCGTTATTCAAGAGCTCAGGGAAAGTTATGTGGCCTGTCCTCTGTGCCATCCACCTGAATCCCATTGTTGTTTTTCCCACAACTTTAACTTGTGGAAACCACCGGCCAAAGGATCTGCGTTTTTTAGAAGATTTTGTAGCAGACCTCGAAGACCTACTGTCTAGCGGCATTCAATGCAAAGGTAAAAAACATTGCATAAATGTTCTCTGCATTGTCTGCGATGCTCCAGCAAAAGCTTTTGTCCGGGGCACAAAGCTATGCTCAGGATATTACGGCTGCGATAACTGTGACCAAAAGGGTGAATGGTTCAACAGAGTGACTTTTCAGGACACCGAAAACCTCACTCTAAGAACAGATGCATCATTCAGAAGCCAGGTTCAGCCCGAACATCACAAAGACAGCACACCACTGGTCCAGCTTTCCTTGGATATGGTCAAGTGCTTCCCAATTGATTATATGCATCAATCATGCCTGGGGGTGATGAAGAAGCTGCTGCTTAGTTGGACCAGTGGAGCGAGAGGTGTGAGGCTCTCCAGTACTCAAAAACTAGAAGTAAGCAATAGGCTTCTTCAACTCAGAAATGAAATACCATCCATCTTCTCTCGCACACCTCGAAGCCTGGTTGAGCTGGAGAGGTGGAAGGCTACAGAATTTCGACAATTCATGCTGTACACAGGCAAGCTGGTGCTGAAAGGAATCCTTGAGGATGACCTCTATCGACATTTTCTGGCTTTCAGTGTGGCCATGTGCTTACTAGTGTCACCAACACTAGTAAAGAGGCATGCGGAGTATGCAAGAAACCTGCTGCACTACTTTGTCTGTAGAGGACGAGAGCTTTATGGTGAGGAGTTTATAGTTTACAACATCCACTCTATGCTCCACATCACTGATGACGCGGTGCAATTTAATGGGCTTGACAGCTGCAGCGCATTCAAATTTGAATCATACCTGCATACCATGAAGAGGATGGTAAGAAGTGGAAAACACCCTTTGAGACAGGTCGCCAAGAGGATAGAGGAAAGGCAGCTATCTCCTCTTgaaaaacacagagagaaaaaaacttcAAGTGCTAAGGACAAAGCCTTCTTGATCAATGAAAATGGTTGTGAGATCACAGATGAAATGGAAAAAGATGGAAAAGTCCTTTGCAGGGTTTATCATAATCCTCTACCAATGTTCATCGAGCCATGCCACTCTTTTCTTGTGGGAGTATACAATTACAACAAAAAGCAGACATCAATGAGATGGATCCCTAGAGAACAAGTGGAGAAGAGagcaatcagaatcaatcatGGAGACACAGTAACGTTCATGGCCATCTTGCATCAACAGTGA